The nucleotide window CAGCCAGTAAATCTGCTTCTTTTTGTGCCAGTGCGGCTTCCTCCTTCTCTAATGCTGATCTGTCGGCCAAAATTTCTGAGAGCTCCTGATTCCTTACTGTTTCTATTTCTGAGTTCAGGGAGTCAAGGCGCTGGTTAATCTGTGATTTTTGCGATGCCAGGACGCTTTTAAGCGAATCAAGCTTCTTCTCCTGCTGATTAAGGGAACTCATTTCACTGTTTAATCTTTCCTGCTCTTCTTTGTTGAACTCTTTGATCATCTCATTTTTGCTGTACTCCTGCTCCATCATGTCACGCAGCCTTTGTTTCAGTTGTTCTACATCATTCATCCAGTTTTGGATAGAAGCAATGGATTTTTCGGCAGCATCGATCTTGTTCTGCTCCTCTTCAATATTGCTGTTGACCTCTTCAATTTTCAGGTTAATCTCGTCCAGCCGGGTATCGTCTCCACCTTCCTTAAGAACCTGGTTTCTTTGACGCAGATACTGATTCTTTTCTTTCTCCAGCAGATCTATCTTTCGTTCTGACAGGTTGATTTGTTGCCGGTGAATTTCGAGCTGATTCCGCTTCATTTGGGTTTCTTCTTCCAGTTCTTCAAGACGGTTGTCAATCTCCTCAATACCGGTAACAAGCTGAGCTCTGGCTTGCTTTTGTTGCTCGGTGATTTGTTTCTCTTGCGCTGCAAGGGTATCTTTCTTTCTCTCCAGGCTGCCGATCTGGTTTTCAATATCAGAAAGACTGTCATTCATCTTGTTTAATCTTGCCTGCAAAGCTTCTTTTTGTTGTTTCAGCTTATTAAGTTGCTCCTGCTTCTGAGTTTTTGCGAATTCTTTCTGGCTTTGGCTCAGCTTTTCTATTTCACTGTTGATTTGCTTGCGTTCACTCATTAGTTCGTTTTGTTCCTTTTCGAGCGAATCTTTCACGGCGGTTAGTTCGTTAAATGTTTCTTCCACGGCTTCCTGCTGGGTTTCCAAAGCCTCAGTTTGTTTTTGAATAAGTTTTTCTGCTTCTTTTTCAGATTGCGGGCTGGTACAGCCGCCAACGCTGAAAATAACTACAGAAAGCCCTATGGCTAACTTCTTAAGAAATTGTTTTTGTTTTTTACGTGTTTTCATAATGTTAAATGTTTAGTAATTGATTCTATTCTAATCGTGCCTGAAAAGTATTTTTCAGTTCATATTTTATTTTAGACGAAAGGATTTTAAAAAGTCACCCTTTCGTTCATAATTTTTTTTGGAATTGTCTTTGCCGGCGGTATTTATCCCCTCTAAACCATTCCATCCGAGCTGTTTTTTGAATATATGGCCACAGATTTAGTTATTAATCAACTTATGGTTCATGGCGTACCGGACGATTTCCGAATTGTTTTTCAGACCGAGTTTTTTCAGTATCCTGGAGCGGTAAGTGCTGATCGTTTTGACGCTCAGTGACAGATTCGCGGCTATATCTTTCAGTGGCTGGCCGGAGGCGATGCGTTTGAGGACCTCAAATTCCCTGTCGGATAGACTATGGTGTTCCAATGTTTCCGTAGATCCGTTGATATGCTCTGCAAGCGTCTCAGCCAGTGAGGAACTGATGTATTTCCTGCCTCCGGCAACGGTACGGATGGCATGCACCATCTCCTCAAAAGTACCTTTTTTGGTCAGGTAACCGGC belongs to Bacteroidales bacterium and includes:
- a CDS encoding response regulator transcription factor translates to MIRLLIVDDHTIVREGIRQLLDVTEDIRVEGEASQSSEMFNKLKEEEYDVILLDISLPGRNGVETLKELQEYQPNIPVLILSMHPEEQYALRVMKAGAAGYLTKKGTFEEMVHAIRTVAGGRKYISSSLAETLAEHINGSTETLEHHSLSDREFEVLKRIASGQPLKDIAANLSLSVKTISTYRSRILKKLGLKNNSEIVRYAMNHKLINN